From a single Candidatus Polarisedimenticolia bacterium genomic region:
- a CDS encoding MFS transporter yields the protein MIGKVLASYRRAFSGLPKPVWILAFVAFVNRSGTMVVPFLVLYLTEARGYSATAAGRMLALYGLGAILGTYLGGWLSDKVGTRRVLLSSLWSGAGAFLLLGFLRERWAIACAAFFLSLVSEAFRPALATATAEASPPGERGRAFALNRLAVNIGMSFGPAAGGFLAQINYFWLFIADAATSFLAGWVLLRSFRKLPVRPAPHETKTVPGGSPWSDGPFVALICLMTLYGLVFFQLLGAYPLTLRGQFGLSESWIGISLAVNTVCITCFEMLLVHSLRRRDPYKVIGLGSFLLCLGFALLPFGTGRAYVIFTVLIWTLGEMLSLSIVSGVVAERAGNSNQGRFMGAFALSFAVAFVAAPLLGTWAYQNYGPQILWPACGVLGIALWIGFNLLSRVAARQSLPLASHPNPEQTSPSNAV from the coding sequence TTGATCGGGAAAGTTCTCGCCTCCTATCGCAGGGCCTTTTCCGGCCTGCCCAAGCCCGTCTGGATCCTTGCTTTCGTCGCCTTCGTGAACCGGAGCGGCACCATGGTGGTGCCGTTCCTGGTTCTTTACCTGACGGAGGCGCGCGGCTATTCGGCCACCGCGGCCGGCAGAATGTTGGCCTTGTACGGCCTCGGCGCGATCCTCGGGACCTACCTGGGAGGATGGCTCTCGGACAAGGTGGGGACGCGGCGGGTCCTGCTCTCCAGCCTGTGGTCCGGCGCCGGCGCCTTTCTCCTGCTCGGCTTTCTGCGGGAGCGCTGGGCGATCGCCTGCGCGGCCTTCTTCCTCAGTCTTGTTTCGGAAGCCTTCCGTCCGGCGCTCGCCACGGCGACGGCGGAAGCCTCGCCGCCCGGTGAGCGTGGGCGCGCCTTCGCGCTGAACCGCCTGGCGGTCAACATCGGAATGAGCTTCGGGCCCGCCGCCGGCGGCTTCCTCGCCCAGATCAATTACTTCTGGCTGTTCATCGCCGATGCCGCCACATCGTTTCTGGCCGGCTGGGTGCTGCTGCGGTCGTTCCGCAAGCTGCCGGTGCGCCCGGCGCCGCATGAAACCAAGACCGTGCCGGGCGGCTCTCCCTGGTCGGACGGTCCCTTCGTGGCGCTCATTTGCCTGATGACGCTCTACGGGCTGGTCTTCTTCCAGCTCCTCGGAGCCTACCCGCTGACGCTGCGGGGTCAATTCGGTCTGTCGGAAAGCTGGATCGGAATCAGCCTCGCGGTGAACACGGTCTGCATCACCTGCTTCGAGATGCTGCTGGTGCACTCCCTGCGGCGGCGCGATCCCTACAAGGTCATCGGATTAGGGTCGTTCCTGCTTTGCCTTGGCTTCGCGCTGCTCCCGTTCGGCACGGGACGCGCCTACGTGATCTTCACCGTGCTGATCTGGACCCTTGGCGAGATGTTGTCGCTGTCGATCGTCTCCGGCGTGGTGGCGGAGCGCGCCGGAAACTCGAACCAGGGCCGCTTCATGGGTGCTTTCGCCCTGAGCTTCGCCGTCGCCTTCGTCGCCGCCCCGCTGCTCGGCACCTGGGCTTACCAGAATTACGGCCCGCAAATTCTCTGGCCCGCCTGCGGAGTGCTGGGCATCGCCCTCTGGATCGGCTTCAACCT